One part of the Lotus japonicus ecotype B-129 chromosome 2, LjGifu_v1.2 genome encodes these proteins:
- the LOC130736816 gene encoding uncharacterized protein LOC130736816: protein MASVGREENPHPHGETNSGGGAPKPPDIAMQNQKVSFRDKLMGCASTEPQKKRVEDEGLIRVEYINDNTSLPRIRVHQSVIENMCSPWKEALVICLLGKKLGYRTMKTKLEHIWGLSGAFDMIDVDNEFYMVKFDMEADRDKVISGGPWMIFDHYLAVSTWSPKFISSEARVTKTLAWIRIPGLNVVFYDESFLMSVAKVIGIPIRVDMHTLRGDRGWFARICAELDLTKLVIGKIGIEDYWYKVEYEGLHIICPKCGCYGHRGRECSLPTPAKESVSVSVAKVSREPVAVDPGGGGAGDKRGSNQGGRRNGISLNLAGNDTVGDRSRIKNSSS, encoded by the coding sequence ATGGCGAGCGTCGGAAGAGAGGAGAACCCTCATCCCCATGGAGAGACAAACAGCGGTGGTGGCGCTCCAAAGCCACCGGACATAGCGATGCAGAATCAAAAGGTCTCCTTTCGAGACAAGCTAATGGGATGTGCCTCGACGGAACCGCAAAAGAAAAGAGTGGAAGATGAAGGTTTGATCCGGGTGGAGTACATCAATGACAACACATCTCTGCCCAGGATTCGTGTACACCAGTCTGTGATCGAGAACATGTGCTCACCCTGGAAAGAAGCTTTGGTAATCTGCCTTTTGGGCAAGAAGCTAGGGTACCGCACCATGAAAACTAAGTTGGAGCATATATGGGGGCTCTCGGGCGCCTTCGACATGATAGATGTCGACAACGAGTTTTATATGGTGAAATTTGACATGGAGGCTGATCGGGACAAAGTTATAAGTGGAGGGCCATGGATGATCTTCGATCATTACCTAGCAGTTTCAACATGGAGCCCGAAGTTCATCTCGTCGGAAGCCCGCGTGACGAAGACCCTGGCATGGATCCGTATTCCGGGCCTAAATGTTGTGTTCTATGATGAAAGTTTTCTGATGTCGGTGGCCAAGGTTATTGGCATCCCCATTAGAGTCGACATGCATACGCTCAGGGGAGACCGAGGATGGTTTGCACGAATTTGTGCCGAACTTGATCTCACTAAACTAGTGATAGGAAAAATTGGAATTGAGGATTACTGGTACAAGGTGGAGTATGAAGGACTACACATAATCTGCCCAAAATGTGGTTGTTATGGCCACCGTGGAAGGGAATGCTCTCTGCCCACTCCTGCTAAAGAATCTGTTTCGGTGTCGGTAGCTAAGGTAAGTCGTGAACCAGTGGCGGTGGACCCAGGGGGTGGCGGTGCCGGAGACAAACGAGGTAGCAACCAAGGTGGACGTAGAAATGGAATCTCCTTAAATCTCGCAGGAAACGACACAGTTGGCGATAGAAGCAGGATAAAAAATTCAAGTTCATGA
- the LOC130736817 gene encoding uncharacterized protein LOC130736817, whose product MVVGLDTEWMSIYVEKEKRNKTAILQLCVEEKCLIFQLNHMDYIPIALHNFMTHPEFKLVGVGVQLDTKMLENDHWLMCNKGIDVATLAKKHWPGRFSSSPGLQLLAKELANLDMKKPKDVRMSKWESKELTKVQVEYACIDAFASYKIGKKLLIDEGLASTLP is encoded by the coding sequence ATGGTCGTAGGGTTGGACACAGAATGGATGTCAATCTACGtcgagaaggagaagaggaataAAACCGCAATCCTTCAACTATGTGTTGAGGAAAAGTGTCTTATCTTCCAGTTAAATCACATGGACTACATCCCCATAGCCCTCCATAATTTCATGACACACCCAGAGTTCAAGCTTGTAGGGGTAGGGGTTCAGCTAGATACTAAAATGCTTGAGAATGATCATTGGTTGATGTGCAACAAGGGCATAGATGTAGCCACTTTGGCAAAAAAACATTGGCCTGGTAGGTTTAGTTCTTCACCAGGACTACAACTTTTGGCAAAGGAGCTGGCAAATCTTGACATGAAGAAGCCAAAGGATGTGCGCATGAGCAAATGGGAATCAAAGGAGTTGACTAAAGTTCAAGTTGAATATGCCTGTATTGATGCTTTTGCTTCTTACAAGATCGGTAAAAAGCTCCTAATCGATGAAGGACTTGCCTCTACCCTACCATAA